The Deltaproteobacteria bacterium genome contains the following window.
TCGTCATCGATCGCCCCGTGGCCGAGGTGGCGGCCTACGCCGCGCATCGCGGCTTCCCGAGGCTCGTCGCCCCGTTCATGGGCGCCGCCATGCAACGGCGAACCGCAAGGACCTCGCGCGCCTCGAGGCGCTGCTCGAAGCCGCGCCGCCGCGGCCGCGCGCGCCGGATCCGACCAACTCCGACCAACAAGGAGCGTCCATGACACCGACGACCGCCCACCCCGTCCTCGATCCAGACCGCATCGAACCGCACCGCGGGACGGCCTATCCGCCTCCGCACGACCGCGGGTTCGACGGACGACTCAAGCGCCGACTCACGCAGCCGCTGGGCCTTTCCCAGTTCGGCGTGAACCTCGTCACTCTCGAACCCGGCGCGATGTCCTCGCAACGCCACTGGCACGCGAGGGAGGACGAGTTCGTGTATGTCGTGCGCGGACCGATCACCCTCATCACCGACCACGGCGAGCAAGAGCTGACCGACGGCATGGTCGCCGGGTTTCCCGCCGGCGTTCCGAATGGCCACCACCTCGTCAACCGCTCCGACCGCGCCGTGACCTACCTCGAGGTCGGCACCCGCGCGTCCGAGGAGGTCGCGGAGTACCCCGACATCGACCTGCGCGCCGTCAAGGAAGGCGGGGTGTTTCGCTTCACGACGAAGTCCGGCGCGCCCCTGTCCCGGTAGCGCCGCGCGGCGAAACCGCGCTCGGTCGGTCGACACGAGGACAAAACCGACGAAACTCGACGGCATGACCGATCGGGATCGCTTCACGCGCGCATTCGAGGTGAGCCGCGGCCCCCGGCGGATCGTGTGCCTCACCGAAGAGCCCACCGAGGTGCTTTACCTGCTCGGCGAAGGCGACCGGGTCGTCGGCATCAGCGCGTACACGGTGCGCCCGCCGGAAGCGCGCCGAGCCAAGCCCGTGGTCTCCGCCTTCGCGGGCGCGAGCGTCGACAAGATCCGAGCGCTCAAACCGGATCTGGTGATCGGCTTTTCCGACATCCAGGCCGACCTCGCGCGCGCACTGATCGCCGCCAATCTCCAGGTTCTCATCTTCAACCAGCGCTCCGTGCAGGAGATCCTCGATGTCATCGTCGACATCGGCAGTCTCGTGCACAAGCGCGAGCAGGCCGAGGCGCTCGTCGCCGGGTACATCCGACGCCTCGAAGCGGCGACGCGACGGGGCGCGAAGCGCTCGTACCGACCGAAGGTCTACTTCGAAGAGTGGGACGCGCCGACGATCTGCGGGATCCGCT
Protein-coding sequences here:
- a CDS encoding cupin domain-containing protein — translated: MTPTTAHPVLDPDRIEPHRGTAYPPPHDRGFDGRLKRRLTQPLGLSQFGVNLVTLEPGAMSSQRHWHAREDEFVYVVRGPITLITDHGEQELTDGMVAGFPAGVPNGHHLVNRSDRAVTYLEVGTRASEEVAEYPDIDLRAVKEGGVFRFTTKSGAPLSR
- a CDS encoding cobalamin-binding protein, encoding MSRGPRRIVCLTEEPTEVLYLLGEGDRVVGISAYTVRPPEARRAKPVVSAFAGASVDKIRALKPDLVIGFSDIQADLARALIAANLQVLIFNQRSVQEILDVIVDIGSLVHKREQAEALVAGYIRRLEAATRRGAKRSYRPKVYFEEWDAPTICGIRWISELIEIAGGIDVFAERAHRRSARDRQVTVEDIARRAPDVILASWCGKPFDADALARRPGMRSVPAVAHDRVHEIPAEVILQPGPACLTDGLARIEALLFPGEPSVATEAAR